A single window of Mycobacterium sp. ITM-2016-00318 DNA harbors:
- the rsgA gene encoding ribosome small subunit-dependent GTPase A has protein sequence MTTRSYDESDVRIRPGRGSRPRTKTRPDHADAKEAMVVTVDRGRWGCALGRDPARRVTAMRARELGRTPIVVGDDVDIVGDLSGRTDTLARIVRRGERRTVLRRTADDTDPTERVVVANADQLLIVVALADPPPRTGLVERALIAAYAGGLTPILCLTKTDLAPAEPFAAQFADLDLRVETAGRDDPLDAVAPLLSGKVTVLLGHSGVGKSTLVNRLVPKADRAIGEVSGVGKGRHTSTQSVALPLDGSGWVVDTPGIRSFGLAHIAPDDVLLAFSDLAEAITDCPRGCGHLGPPADPECALDTLTGPAADRVAAARRLLAALRED, from the coding sequence ATGACTACACGTTCCTACGACGAGTCCGACGTCCGCATTCGGCCGGGTCGGGGGTCGCGGCCGCGCACCAAGACCCGCCCCGATCACGCCGACGCCAAGGAAGCCATGGTGGTGACGGTCGATCGTGGCCGCTGGGGATGCGCACTCGGTCGCGACCCGGCCCGCCGAGTGACCGCGATGCGCGCCCGTGAACTGGGCCGAACCCCGATCGTCGTCGGAGACGACGTCGACATAGTCGGCGACCTGTCCGGTCGGACCGACACGCTGGCCCGGATCGTGCGTCGCGGGGAACGGCGAACCGTGTTGCGACGCACCGCCGACGACACCGACCCCACGGAGCGGGTCGTGGTCGCCAACGCCGATCAGCTGCTGATCGTCGTCGCGCTGGCCGATCCACCGCCGCGCACCGGTCTGGTCGAGCGCGCACTGATCGCGGCCTACGCAGGCGGCCTGACGCCGATTCTGTGCCTGACCAAGACGGACCTCGCCCCCGCTGAGCCGTTCGCCGCCCAGTTCGCCGACCTCGACCTGAGGGTCGAGACCGCAGGCCGTGACGATCCGCTCGACGCCGTGGCACCGCTGCTTTCCGGCAAAGTGACCGTCCTGCTCGGCCATTCGGGCGTCGGAAAATCCACCTTGGTGAACCGCCTGGTGCCGAAGGCGGATCGGGCCATCGGCGAAGTCTCCGGGGTCGGCAAGGGCCGCCACACGTCGACTCAGTCGGTGGCGCTACCGCTCGACGGCTCCGGCTGGGTCGTCGACACGCCCGGCATCCGCTCCTTCGGGCTGGCCCATATAGCGCCCGATGACGTGCTGCTTGCCTTCTCTGATCTCGCCGAGGCCATCACCGACTGCCCCCGCGGGTGCGGCCACCTCGGCCCGCCCGCCGATCCCGAGTGCGCGCTCGACACGCTGACCGGGCCCGCGGCCGACCGGGTCGCGGCGGCCAGGCGCCTGCTCGCGGCATTGCGGGAGGACTAG
- the aroA gene encoding 3-phosphoshikimate 1-carboxyvinyltransferase — protein sequence MNRKRAGAPPTRRVGGEHENVWQAPTTAGPVHATVAVPGSKSLTNRALVLAALATSQGTSTISGALRSRDTDLMIGAVRTLGVTVDGDDTELTVSGRIAPAQGAIVNCGLAGTVLRFVPSVAALSTETVVFDGDEQARARPIAPLLNGLRRLGVHIDGDGLPFSVRGSGSVAGGTAEIDASASSQFVSGLLLSGACFTEGLTIVHTGESVPSAPHVAMTVAMLREAGVEVDDSRPNRWRVSPGPIAAGNWVIEPDLSNAVPFLAAAVASGGIVRIAGWPAASIQPADAILSILENLGSVVQQGSSYLEVQGAKTYGGFQVDLHDVGELAPAVAALAALAAPASVSKLTGIAHLRGHETDRLAALSADINGLGGQCEEVPDGLVITATPLHGGRWRSYADHRMATAGAIVGLRVPGVEVEDIATTSKTLPDFPQMWADMLAGQSTMPSA from the coding sequence ATGAACCGCAAACGCGCGGGGGCACCTCCCACCCGAAGGGTAGGGGGAGAGCATGAGAACGTGTGGCAGGCGCCGACGACCGCGGGTCCCGTGCACGCGACGGTGGCGGTGCCCGGTTCCAAGTCGCTCACCAATCGGGCTCTCGTGCTCGCCGCGCTGGCCACCTCACAGGGGACGTCGACGATCAGCGGCGCGCTGCGCAGCCGCGACACGGACTTGATGATCGGCGCGGTGCGCACCCTTGGCGTCACCGTCGATGGCGACGACACCGAGCTGACCGTCAGCGGCCGGATCGCACCCGCCCAGGGAGCCATCGTCAACTGCGGGCTGGCAGGCACCGTGCTGCGCTTCGTTCCTTCGGTAGCCGCACTGTCCACCGAGACGGTGGTGTTCGACGGCGACGAGCAGGCGCGCGCCCGCCCGATCGCGCCGCTGCTGAACGGGCTGCGCAGGCTCGGCGTGCACATCGACGGCGACGGCCTTCCGTTCTCGGTGCGCGGAAGCGGTTCGGTCGCGGGCGGGACGGCGGAGATCGACGCGTCGGCGTCGTCGCAATTCGTGTCGGGGCTGCTGTTGTCGGGCGCGTGTTTCACCGAGGGGCTGACCATCGTGCACACCGGCGAGTCGGTGCCGTCGGCTCCGCACGTGGCGATGACGGTGGCGATGCTGCGTGAGGCGGGCGTGGAGGTCGACGATTCCCGGCCCAACCGGTGGCGGGTCTCCCCAGGCCCCATCGCCGCCGGGAACTGGGTGATCGAGCCCGACCTGTCCAATGCGGTGCCGTTCCTGGCCGCCGCGGTGGCCAGCGGCGGGATCGTGCGCATCGCGGGATGGCCCGCTGCGAGTATCCAGCCGGCCGACGCCATCCTCTCCATTCTGGAGAACTTGGGTTCGGTTGTGCAGCAAGGCAGTTCCTATCTCGAGGTGCAGGGCGCCAAGACGTATGGCGGCTTCCAGGTCGACCTTCACGACGTCGGCGAACTGGCGCCTGCGGTGGCGGCCCTCGCCGCGCTGGCCGCTCCCGCGTCGGTGTCGAAGCTGACAGGCATCGCGCATCTGCGCGGCCATGAGACCGACCGCCTCGCCGCGCTGTCCGCGGATATCAATGGCCTTGGCGGGCAGTGCGAGGAGGTACCCGACGGCCTCGTCATCACGGCGACGCCGCTACACGGCGGGCGGTGGCGGTCCTACGCCGATCATCGGATGGCGACGGCAGGTGCGATCGTCGGGCTGCGGGTGCCCGGTGTCGAGGTGGAGGACATCGCCACCACGTCGAAGACACTGCCGGATTTCCCGCAAATGTGGGCCGACATGCTGGCAGGTCAGTCGACAATGCCTTCGGCATGA
- a CDS encoding SOS response-associated peptidase has protein sequence MCGRFAVTTDPALLAEKIQAIDESVAAVKGKDAGGPNYNVAPTTTIATVVKRHTEPDDESTRRIRSMRWGLVPPWAKEAADGMPDTKGPLLINARSEKVTTSPAFRNSAKNKRCLVPMDGWYEWQKKGDAKGPKTPYYMYGGDGEPLFMAGLWSTWRPKGAPKDSAPLLSATIITTDAAGPLAEIHDRMPLTISAGDWDRWLDPDAPVDEGLLRGHGDLDRIEIREVSRLVNSIRNNGPELIEPAEQQPEQATLL, from the coding sequence ATGTGTGGGCGATTCGCGGTGACCACCGATCCGGCGCTGCTGGCCGAGAAGATCCAGGCCATCGATGAGAGCGTGGCGGCGGTGAAAGGCAAGGACGCAGGCGGCCCGAACTACAACGTGGCGCCGACCACGACGATCGCCACGGTGGTGAAGCGGCACACCGAGCCCGATGACGAGTCGACGCGGCGGATCCGGTCGATGCGCTGGGGCCTGGTGCCGCCGTGGGCCAAGGAGGCCGCCGACGGCATGCCAGACACCAAGGGCCCGCTGCTGATCAACGCGCGCTCTGAGAAGGTCACCACCTCGCCCGCGTTCCGCAACTCGGCGAAGAACAAGCGATGCCTTGTCCCGATGGATGGCTGGTACGAGTGGCAAAAAAAGGGCGACGCAAAAGGCCCGAAAACTCCTTACTACATGTACGGCGGCGACGGTGAGCCGCTGTTCATGGCGGGACTGTGGTCGACATGGCGACCGAAGGGTGCGCCGAAGGACAGCGCCCCGCTGCTGAGCGCCACGATCATCACCACCGACGCCGCAGGCCCGCTCGCCGAGATCCACGACCGGATGCCGCTGACCATCAGCGCGGGCGACTGGGACCGGTGGCTCGACCCCGACGCGCCCGTCGACGAGGGGCTGCTGCGCGGACACGGCGACCTGGACCGCATCGAGATCCGCGAGGTCTCGCGGCTGGTGAACAGCATCCGCAACAACGGGCCCGAGCTGATCGAGCCCGCCGAGCAGCAACCCGAGCAAGCCACGCTGCTGTAG
- a CDS encoding class I SAM-dependent methyltransferase → MSTPSVWSAGRYDAVGDRIAPIAAEVVAAAKQRGEFDEVVDLACGTGSAALAAAAAGARVTAVDITPELIAIGTEKAERAGHSVTWVTGDAADTGLPSGSFDAVVSNMGIIFVEPAKQIAEIARLLKPQGVLGFSSWVREPGNPFFRPVLEVLEPPQNSEYSPDQWGEPNTVSDRLAADFDDLAIESRFHTWQLGSLDDAMKWVMRESPIHVSMLAGIDDDTTRERLLAAFESEFRRCLDADGTVTYDAPYVVVTALRR, encoded by the coding sequence GTGTCCACGCCGAGCGTTTGGTCAGCTGGTCGTTACGACGCCGTCGGCGACCGGATAGCGCCGATCGCCGCCGAGGTCGTCGCCGCCGCGAAGCAGCGCGGCGAGTTCGACGAGGTGGTCGACCTGGCGTGCGGGACTGGAAGTGCGGCGCTGGCTGCGGCGGCCGCGGGTGCCCGCGTGACAGCGGTCGACATCACACCCGAGCTGATCGCGATCGGCACCGAGAAGGCCGAGCGGGCGGGACATTCCGTGACCTGGGTGACCGGCGACGCCGCCGACACCGGGCTGCCAAGCGGTTCGTTCGACGCAGTCGTGTCCAATATGGGCATCATCTTCGTCGAGCCGGCCAAGCAGATCGCCGAAATCGCCCGACTGCTCAAACCGCAAGGCGTTCTCGGGTTCTCGTCATGGGTGCGCGAACCGGGCAACCCGTTCTTCAGGCCGGTCCTCGAGGTGCTCGAGCCGCCGCAGAACTCCGAATACTCGCCCGACCAGTGGGGCGAACCGAACACCGTCAGCGACCGGCTGGCGGCCGATTTCGACGACCTCGCCATCGAATCACGTTTTCACACATGGCAATTGGGCTCCCTCGACGATGCGATGAAGTGGGTGATGCGCGAATCCCCTATTCACGTGTCGATGCTGGCAGGCATCGACGACGACACCACGCGCGAGCGCCTGCTTGCCGCCTTCGAGAGCGAGTTCCGGCGTTGTCTCGACGCCGACGGCACCGTCACCTACGACGCCCCGTACGTGGTGGTGACGGCGCTGCGGCGGTGA
- a CDS encoding YqjF family protein produces MAGFPITARDLPRPVTFDQYWADVTFVHWPVRPEAVEHLYPARTWPDVFDGATYVGLIPFTMRRTAVGKGLPLPYFGTFHETNVRLYSTDAGGRHGVLFRSLETARLAVVPVVRIAMGVPYTWARMRIDRSGDRIRYESVRRWPQRGLRSRLTVRVGAEIEPTPLEVWLTARWGAHTRKAGRTWWSPNEHCTWPLRSAEILECDDELVAAAGVEPAGDRMRALFSPGVHARFGRPSRVK; encoded by the coding sequence ATGGCCGGGTTCCCGATCACCGCGAGGGATCTTCCGCGTCCGGTGACGTTCGACCAGTACTGGGCTGACGTGACCTTCGTGCACTGGCCGGTGCGTCCCGAGGCCGTCGAGCATCTGTATCCGGCCCGCACGTGGCCCGACGTCTTCGACGGCGCGACGTACGTCGGCTTGATCCCGTTCACGATGCGGCGCACGGCGGTGGGGAAGGGACTGCCGCTGCCGTACTTCGGCACCTTCCACGAGACCAACGTGCGGCTGTACTCAACCGACGCGGGAGGCCGTCACGGCGTGCTGTTCCGCTCGCTGGAGACGGCAAGGCTTGCGGTGGTGCCCGTCGTGCGCATCGCGATGGGCGTGCCCTACACGTGGGCCCGGATGCGCATCGACCGATCCGGCGACCGAATTCGCTATGAGAGCGTGCGCCGATGGCCGCAGCGCGGTCTGCGCAGCCGGCTGACGGTGCGCGTGGGCGCCGAGATCGAGCCGACCCCGCTTGAGGTGTGGCTGACCGCGCGGTGGGGCGCCCACACCCGCAAGGCGGGCCGGACGTGGTGGTCGCCCAACGAGCACTGCACGTGGCCGTTGCGGTCGGCCGAGATCCTCGAATGCGACGACGAACTCGTGGCCGCGGCGGGGGTGGAACCGGCAGGCGATCGGATGCGGGCGTTGTTCTCGCCGGGCGTGCACGCGCGGTTCGGGCGTCCATCTCGGGTGAAGTAG
- a CDS encoding NDMA-dependent alcohol dehydrogenase, translated as MKCQAAILRGIGSNWEVQEITLDPPREGEVLVKMAVAGVCHSDDHYSTGDGVMSDQLGAMTEAMGGTVPDLFPMLGGHEGAGFVEEVGPGVRSVRPGDRVSFSFIPACGRCRWCVSGMTYLCDNGAMILDKNMVTDGTSRRHVGGEDLTAMTQLGTFAEYAVLAEESVIKIDESIPLEAASLVSCGVTTGWGSATVGVGTQPGDTVVIIGTGGVGINAVQGARAAGARAVIAVDPVEFKRDSAKFFGATETAASAEEAIPMVQELTAGVMADRVVLTPSVLPAELLAPAMMLTRKGGTCLMTAIPKIDVNIVPLVLIDFIQSSKTLKGLLYGGMNPRASMPMLLSMYRSGNLKLDELITKRYRLDQINDAFTDMREGRNIRGIIEFD; from the coding sequence ATGAAGTGTCAGGCAGCGATTCTGCGGGGCATCGGCTCGAACTGGGAGGTTCAGGAGATCACGCTCGACCCGCCGCGCGAGGGTGAGGTGCTGGTGAAGATGGCCGTCGCCGGCGTCTGCCACTCCGACGACCACTATTCGACCGGCGACGGGGTGATGTCGGATCAGCTCGGCGCGATGACCGAGGCGATGGGCGGCACCGTGCCGGACTTGTTTCCGATGCTCGGCGGCCACGAAGGCGCAGGCTTCGTCGAGGAAGTCGGTCCTGGCGTTCGGTCGGTGCGACCGGGCGACCGTGTCTCGTTCTCGTTCATCCCGGCCTGTGGTCGGTGCCGCTGGTGTGTCTCGGGCATGACTTACCTGTGCGACAACGGCGCCATGATCCTCGACAAGAACATGGTCACCGACGGCACGTCGCGCCGCCACGTCGGCGGCGAGGACCTCACTGCGATGACACAGCTCGGCACGTTCGCCGAATACGCCGTTCTCGCAGAGGAATCCGTCATCAAGATCGACGAGTCGATCCCGTTGGAGGCTGCCTCGCTGGTGTCATGCGGAGTAACGACCGGCTGGGGTTCGGCGACTGTGGGCGTCGGGACGCAGCCGGGTGACACCGTCGTGATCATCGGCACCGGCGGGGTGGGGATCAACGCCGTGCAGGGTGCCCGCGCAGCCGGCGCACGTGCCGTCATCGCCGTCGATCCCGTTGAGTTCAAGCGGGACTCGGCGAAGTTCTTCGGAGCCACCGAAACCGCAGCCTCTGCCGAGGAGGCGATCCCGATGGTCCAGGAGTTGACGGCGGGCGTGATGGCCGACCGGGTGGTGCTGACGCCGAGCGTGCTTCCCGCCGAACTTCTGGCGCCGGCGATGATGTTGACCCGCAAGGGCGGGACGTGTCTGATGACGGCGATTCCGAAAATCGACGTGAACATCGTGCCGCTGGTTCTCATCGACTTCATCCAGTCCAGCAAGACGCTCAAGGGCCTCCTGTACGGCGGGATGAACCCCCGCGCGAGCATGCCCATGCTGTTGTCGATGTACCGCAGCGGCAACCTCAAGCTCGACGAGTTGATCACGAAGCGCTACCGGCTCGATCAGATCAACGACGCCTTCACCGACATGCGGGAGGGTCGCAACATCCGCGGCATCATCGAATTCGACTAG
- a CDS encoding NAD(P)-dependent oxidoreductase translates to MTLAGKTMFISGASRGIGLAIAKKAAADGANIALIAKTAEPHPKLPGTVYTAAKELEEAGGQALPIVGDIRDGDSVADAVAKTVEQFGGIDICVNNASAINLGSTTEVSLKRFDLMNGIQVRGTYAVSQACIPHLVGRDNPHILTLSPPVRLEPEWLKPTAYMMAKYGMSLCALALAEELRADGVASNTLWPRTLVATAAVQNLLGGDEAMGRARKPDVYADAAYAVLNKPAREYTGKALLCEDVLLESGVTDLSIYDCVPGSELGVDLWVDTPNPPGYSGP, encoded by the coding sequence ATGACGCTTGCCGGTAAGACCATGTTCATCTCGGGTGCGAGTCGGGGCATCGGCCTCGCGATCGCCAAGAAAGCCGCCGCCGATGGCGCCAACATCGCGTTGATCGCCAAGACCGCCGAACCCCACCCCAAGCTGCCCGGCACGGTCTATACCGCCGCCAAGGAACTCGAGGAGGCGGGCGGGCAGGCGCTGCCGATCGTCGGCGATATCCGCGACGGCGACTCGGTGGCCGATGCGGTGGCCAAGACCGTCGAACAGTTCGGCGGCATCGACATCTGCGTGAACAACGCATCGGCGATCAACCTCGGATCGACGACCGAGGTGTCGCTCAAGCGGTTCGACCTGATGAACGGCATCCAGGTGCGCGGCACCTACGCCGTCAGCCAGGCCTGCATCCCGCACCTGGTGGGCCGCGACAACCCGCACATTCTCACGCTGTCGCCGCCGGTTCGGCTGGAACCCGAGTGGCTAAAGCCCACCGCATACATGATGGCCAAGTACGGGATGTCGTTGTGCGCGTTGGCGCTGGCCGAGGAACTGCGCGCCGACGGCGTCGCGTCGAACACGCTGTGGCCGCGCACTCTGGTTGCGACGGCGGCTGTGCAGAACCTGCTCGGCGGCGACGAGGCGATGGGCCGCGCACGCAAGCCCGACGTGTACGCCGACGCCGCGTACGCGGTGCTCAACAAGCCGGCGCGGGAGTACACCGGCAAGGCGCTGCTGTGCGAGGACGTGCTCCTGGAGTCCGGCGTCACCGACCTGTCGATCTACGACTGCGTGCCCGGCTCCGAGCTCGGCGTGGACCTGTGGGTCGACACCCCGAACCCGCCCGGATACAGCGGCCCCTAG